The DNA segment ACCATGGATGAACCGCACGAAGCGATCATCATCGGGGCGCGCGGGCAGGTCGATATCGACGAACTGCGCGAGGCCGAGCACGAGAGCCAGTCGGCGCTGCCATTCCTGCGCTTCACCCGCCTGACCGAGGCGGACGAGGCGCTGCGCGCATTCGCGGAAAAATCCTGCAAGCAGCGCCGTGATCGCACCGCGCTGATCGATTTGATGCACGGCTTGAATCAGTACATGACCTATACGCCGGGTTCGACCGAAGTCGACACCAGCGCCGCCGAAGCGTTTGCCGGCCGCGCCGGCGTCTGTCAGGACCACACCCACGCGTTCCTTGCCTGTGCCCGTAGTTTGGGGGTTCCGTCACGCTATGTGTCGGGCTATCTGTACAGCGAGGATTGCGAGCATCTGGCCAGCCACGCCTGGGCGGAAGCCTGGCTGGATGACGCCTGGTACAGCTTCGACGTGACCAATCAACTGGCGCGGCCCGAGCGGCACCTGAAACTGGCGGTGGGTCTGGATTATCTGGATGCCTGCCCGGTACGCGGCATGCGCCGTGGCGGCGGGTGTGAGCAGATGCATGCGAAGGTGCTGGTGTCGCCGACGCCGGTCATTTCCGTGCAGCAACAATAAGGCTTACAGATAACCCCTGTAGGAGTGAGCCTGCTCGCGATAGCGATATGTCAGACACATCAATTGCTGACTGACACACCGCTATCGCGAGCAGGCTCACTCCTACAGGGAATGGCGTCAGGGCTTAACCTTTCGTCCGGCCATGTGCTTGAGATACCCCACCAGCATCTCCAGCTCCCCATCCGGCAACACCGCCGCGGAAAACCCCGGCATCTTCGCCTGCGGCCACTGGCGCAAGCTCTGCGGATCGCGGATGTAACGCGTGAGGAAGTCCGCGCCGAAGTATTCGGTCGGGTTGTACGGAATATTCAGATCCGGCCCGAATTGCGCATCCCCCGCGCCGTTCAAGCGGTGACAGGCCAGACAGTTTTTCTGAAACAGCGCGAAACCCTGATTCACCGGGTCATCCGCCTTCAGTGCCGGGTCAGGCAGCAGGGCAGGGAAGCGCTCGGCCACGGGAGCCATGCGCTTGATGCTCGCCACTTCGAATGGCCATTGTTCGGGGCTGATATGGCCTTTCTGCGGATCGCTCCAGACCAGATAGAACGGCCCGGCACTGTGTTTGCCTTCTCCTAGCGGTGGCCATGGCTGTGCCGGGTCTTCGATGGCCAGCCACGCTCGCGCGCCGTCACGGTTGAGCAGCGGTGCTGCGGCCAACTCAGCGGCAAAGCCGTCCAGCGCCACCGCTTGCATATGATCTTGCGGCTGGACGCCGGTCAGCAACGCGGCGATCGGCACGACGCGATAGGTCATGTCTCTTTTGTAAGACACATCGTTTTTGATCGTCAGGGTTTGCGCTTGAGGATGCTTGAGCAATTCCTCGGTCTGCCAGGTGCGCGCGGTTGCGCCCAACTGCAGATCAAGCTGAGCGGCTGACAAGGGCATGCTGAGCAGCAGCGCCCCGAACACAATGAACGCTTTCAAATGATCGCCATCCCTGTCGTGGAAGGCGCAAAGATTGGCACAGCCACGCGGGCCCGGATAGCGGGCCAGTCATCTATTCGCTGGCGATTGATCGCACCCGCCGCTTGATTCAGCCGATAACCTTGGTCAGATTCGGCAAAATCAACAACAGCGTCGTGGCAAAAAGAATGAGCCCTGCTTGACGTACTTTCGGTTGTTTGAACATGGCTTGACCGCCTTTATTGTTATTTCCTGATGCCTGCCTGCATATCCATGACGGCACGCGCTGCACTTCCTGTTGGAGAACGCCGGCCTCGGCAAAACCCGACGACCATGACGTATATCTTCTACATTAGGGCCCACGCGGACCGTGCCTTAGATCCATTTCATATGTCTTTGCTGCGATCTGCGATTAAAAAGCTATGAGGCGTATTGCCAGCTTCTTGTTTGGCCGCTGGCTAGACAACTCGGCGACCTGAACCGGTTCACCTGATGACCAATGACCGTCCGTCTGAGCATGTGCGTCAAGCACTTCGAGCGCTGGGGTCATTGAATCCTTGGGCGTTGCGGTCGAGAGTGAGGCAACAACTATTCACTCACTGCCCAGGTTCGAGGACGCCATGACCGATGCTTTGATATTCGATGCCTTACGCACGCCCCGCGGCAGGGGCAAGGCCGACGGCGCCTTGCACAGCGTCAAACCGGTGAATCTGGTCGCCGGACTATTGACCGCGTTGCAGCAACGCACCGCGCTGGACACCAGCCAGGTCGATGATGTGGTGCTTGGCTGCGTCACGCCGGTCGGTGATCAAGGCGCGGACATTGGCAAAACCGCCGTGCAGGTCGCTGATTGGGACGTCAGCGTGGCGGGGCTGCAAATCAACCGTTTCTGCGCTTCGGGTCTGGAAGCGGTCAATCTTGGCGCGATGAAAGTGCGTTCGGGTTTCGAAGAGTTGGTGGTGGTCGGCGGCGTCGAGTCCATGTCGCGGGTGCCGATGGGCAGTGATGGCGGCGCCTGGGCGCTGGACCCGCAAACCAACCTGCACAGCCATTTCACCCCGCAAGGCGTCGGCGCGGATTTGATCGCGACAATTGAGGGCTTCAGCCGTCACGACGTCGATGCCTATGCGCTGCACTCTCAACAGAAAGCCGCGCGGGCACGGGCCGATGGCTCGTTCAACAAATCACTGGTGCCGGTGCAGGACCAGAACGGCATCGTTCTGCTTGACCACGATGAGTTCATTCGCGCCGAATCGACGCTGGAAGGTCTCGGCAAGCTCAAGCCGAGTTTCGAAATGATCGGCCAAATGGGTTTCGACGCCACCGCGCTGCGGGTCTACAGCCATGTCGAGCGGATAAATCATGTGCACACGCCGGGCAACAGTTCCGGGATCGTCGACGGTGCCGCGCTGATGCTGATCGGCTCCCAAGCCAAGGGCAAAGCACTGGGCCTGCAGCCTCGCGCGCGAATCGTCGCCACGGCAGTGACCAGTACCGATCCGACCATCATGCTCACCGGCCCGGCGCCGGCCACCCGCAAGGCATTGGCCAAGGCCGGGCTGCGCGTGGAAGACATTGACCTGTTCGAGGTCAACGAGGCGTTTGCCTCGGTGGTGCTCAAATTCATCAAGGACATGGCCGTCGATCCGGACAAGGTCAACGTCAACGGCGGCTCGATTGCCATGGGCCATCCGCTCGGTGCCACCGGCTGCGCGATCCTCGGCACCTTGCTCGATGAGCTGGAGGCGCGGCGCTTGCGCTATGGCCTGGCGACGCTGTGTGTCGGCGGCGGCATGGGCATTGCCACCATCATCGAACGCCTCTGAGCCCCCCGCATTCAAGGAACCGTGTCATGAACCAAGCCATTCGTTACGAAGCAGGCCCGGACGGCATCGTCGTGCTGACCATTGACCTGCCGGGCCAGAGCGCCAACACCATGAACGCTGTGTATCGCGAGGCCATGGCCGCTTGCGTCACCCGGCTGGTCGCGGAAAAAGACCAGATTACCGGGGTGATCATTACCTCGGCGAAGAAAACCTTCTTCGCCGGCGGCGACCTCAACGAGCTGATCAAGGTCGGCAAGCCCGAAGCCAAAGCCTTTTACGACATGGTACTGACCCTGAAAGGACAGTTGCGCACCCTGGAAACCCTCGGCAAACCCGTGGTCGCAGCGATCAACGGTGCGGCGCTGGGTGGCGGTTGGGAAATCTGTCTGGCCTGCCACTACCGGGTCGCGCTCGATGATGCGTCGGTGCAGCTCGGTCTGCCGGAAGTGACCCTTGGCCTGCTGCCGGGTGGCGGCGGCGTGGTGCGCATGGTGCGCATGCTCGGCATCGAAAAAGCCCTGCCGTATCTGCTCGAAGGCAAGAAAGTCCGTGCGCAACAAGCCTTGCAGGTCGGGTTGATCGATGAATTGGCGGCGGATCCAGACGAGCTGCTGGCCAAGGCTCGTGCCTGGATCGTCGCCAATCCGACGGCGGTGCAGCGCTGGGATGTGAAGGGTTACCAGATTCCCGGCGGTACGCCGTCGAACCCGAAGGTCGCACAGATGCTGGCGATTGCGCCGTCGATCCTGCGCACGAAAACCCAGGGTACGTTGCCTGCGCCGGAGAAAATTCTCTGCGCGGCGGTAGAGGGCGCTCAGGTCGATTTCGATACCGCGCATTTGATCGAAACCCGTTATTTCACCGAACTGACGACCGGGCAGATCTCGAAAAACCTGATCGGCACGTTCTGGTTTCAGCTCAACGAAATCAATGCTGGCGGTTCGCGGCCGCAAGGTATTGCGCCTTACAAGACGCAGAAAGTCGGTGTGCTCGGCGCGGGGATGATGGGCGCCGGCATCGCTTTCGTCAGTGCGTCGGCGGGCATCGACGTAGTGCTCAAGGACATCAATCTCGCCGCCGCCGAGAAGGGCAAGGCGCATTCGGCGG comes from the Pseudomonas granadensis genome and includes:
- a CDS encoding transglutaminase family protein, with translation MRLSISHETTYHYEDQVRASIQYLRLTPHDSERQHVLSWQLDLPRPVRAQLDPFGNILHVLTMDEPHEAIIIGARGQVDIDELREAEHESQSALPFLRFTRLTEADEALRAFAEKSCKQRRDRTALIDLMHGLNQYMTYTPGSTEVDTSAAEAFAGRAGVCQDHTHAFLACARSLGVPSRYVSGYLYSEDCEHLASHAWAEAWLDDAWYSFDVTNQLARPERHLKLAVGLDYLDACPVRGMRRGGGCEQMHAKVLVSPTPVISVQQQ
- a CDS encoding c-type cytochrome → MPLSAAQLDLQLGATARTWQTEELLKHPQAQTLTIKNDVSYKRDMTYRVVPIAALLTGVQPQDHMQAVALDGFAAELAAAPLLNRDGARAWLAIEDPAQPWPPLGEGKHSAGPFYLVWSDPQKGHISPEQWPFEVASIKRMAPVAERFPALLPDPALKADDPVNQGFALFQKNCLACHRLNGAGDAQFGPDLNIPYNPTEYFGADFLTRYIRDPQSLRQWPQAKMPGFSAAVLPDGELEMLVGYLKHMAGRKVKP
- a CDS encoding acetyl-CoA C-acetyltransferase is translated as MTDALIFDALRTPRGRGKADGALHSVKPVNLVAGLLTALQQRTALDTSQVDDVVLGCVTPVGDQGADIGKTAVQVADWDVSVAGLQINRFCASGLEAVNLGAMKVRSGFEELVVVGGVESMSRVPMGSDGGAWALDPQTNLHSHFTPQGVGADLIATIEGFSRHDVDAYALHSQQKAARARADGSFNKSLVPVQDQNGIVLLDHDEFIRAESTLEGLGKLKPSFEMIGQMGFDATALRVYSHVERINHVHTPGNSSGIVDGAALMLIGSQAKGKALGLQPRARIVATAVTSTDPTIMLTGPAPATRKALAKAGLRVEDIDLFEVNEAFASVVLKFIKDMAVDPDKVNVNGGSIAMGHPLGATGCAILGTLLDELEARRLRYGLATLCVGGGMGIATIIERL
- a CDS encoding 3-hydroxyacyl-CoA dehydrogenase NAD-binding domain-containing protein translates to MNQAIRYEAGPDGIVVLTIDLPGQSANTMNAVYREAMAACVTRLVAEKDQITGVIITSAKKTFFAGGDLNELIKVGKPEAKAFYDMVLTLKGQLRTLETLGKPVVAAINGAALGGGWEICLACHYRVALDDASVQLGLPEVTLGLLPGGGGVVRMVRMLGIEKALPYLLEGKKVRAQQALQVGLIDELAADPDELLAKARAWIVANPTAVQRWDVKGYQIPGGTPSNPKVAQMLAIAPSILRTKTQGTLPAPEKILCAAVEGAQVDFDTAHLIETRYFTELTTGQISKNLIGTFWFQLNEINAGGSRPQGIAPYKTQKVGVLGAGMMGAGIAFVSASAGIDVVLKDINLAAAEKGKAHSAALLDKKVVRGQMDAAKREAVLARIQTTDNDADLAGCDLIIEAVFENRELKAQVSSAAQRVVGQDAVIASNTSTLPITGLAAAVPDPGKFIGLHFFSPVEKMPLVEIIKGAHTSAETLARGFDFVLQIKKTPIVVNDSRGFFTSRVFGTFTNEGIAMLGEGVSAPMIETEARKAGMPVGPLAISDEVSLSLMSHIRQQTAKDLQAEGKPLTEHPAFAVIDLLLNEYKRAGKAAGGGFYEYPAGAQKHFWPELKARFEKADGQIPAKDVRDRLLFVQALETVRCVEEGVLTSTADANVGSIFGIGFAAWTGGALQFINQYGVKDFVARAQYLAEQYGERFAPPALLLDKAAKGEMF